One window from the genome of Oceanisphaera sp. IT1-181 encodes:
- a CDS encoding heavy metal sensor histidine kinase, translating to MSNYLSLTTRLSLMFSITMLAIWGLVSVVLMQSLEHHFARQDESDIQSKIILTKKFIASQQQSHGQNWSTLKADLNNMLSGHSGYFLLIRDLNGKELASVHPTGRQQPGLSHAMPDYDSLPLQENWIEGGIRYRSITDRVAVGSAISGLNTPNAILVRVALDTSYHQHFIDEIKIGLAWLTSGIALISILLGWLASRTGLKPLRSLASLSARVTANKLGHRLSLAKAPSELHGPIQAFNDMLDRLEGSFQRLTAFSSDIAHELRTPVNSLMMQTQVALAQPRNAEEYKEVLYANLETAERLARMIGEMLFLAKSEQGQLTMQHEPLALNDELDELIEFFEPLASEQQVRLHRQGQANLLGDKAMLQRAFSNLLTNAIRYTPAQGEVRITISSDKQGTTVTVINPGPAIPIEEWPHLFDRFYRVDHARQPITEGTGLGLAITQAIITAHHGTIAVQSDAQETCFSVWFPYV from the coding sequence ATGAGCAATTATCTGTCTTTAACCACTCGGCTCAGCCTGATGTTTAGCATCACCATGTTAGCCATCTGGGGTTTAGTGAGTGTCGTATTAATGCAGTCGTTAGAACATCACTTTGCGCGCCAAGACGAAAGTGATATTCAAAGTAAAATAATATTAACTAAGAAGTTTATCGCCAGCCAGCAACAGAGTCATGGACAAAATTGGTCGACACTGAAAGCTGATCTGAACAACATGCTTTCTGGCCATAGTGGGTACTTTCTGCTGATTAGAGATCTAAATGGCAAAGAGTTGGCCAGCGTCCATCCCACAGGGCGTCAGCAACCTGGCCTGAGCCATGCCATGCCCGACTATGACTCATTGCCATTGCAAGAGAACTGGATTGAAGGTGGTATTCGCTATCGCAGTATTACTGACCGGGTTGCTGTTGGCTCGGCGATAAGTGGACTCAATACTCCCAATGCTATCTTGGTCCGTGTGGCATTAGACACCAGTTATCATCAGCACTTTATTGATGAAATAAAAATTGGCCTTGCTTGGCTGACGAGCGGCATTGCCTTAATCTCAATATTGCTCGGATGGTTGGCATCACGTACCGGCCTAAAACCATTACGCAGCCTAGCCTCGCTTTCTGCTCGGGTCACCGCCAATAAGCTCGGTCATCGGCTCTCTTTGGCCAAAGCTCCCTCAGAACTACACGGCCCAATTCAAGCATTCAATGACATGCTGGATCGACTGGAAGGCTCTTTTCAGCGACTAACGGCTTTTTCTTCGGATATTGCTCACGAGCTGCGCACCCCGGTTAACAGCCTAATGATGCAAACCCAAGTGGCGTTGGCACAGCCGCGTAATGCCGAAGAGTACAAAGAAGTGCTCTACGCTAATCTGGAAACTGCCGAGCGGCTGGCAAGGATGATTGGTGAAATGCTATTTCTTGCCAAGTCTGAGCAAGGTCAGTTAACCATGCAGCACGAGCCGCTGGCTTTGAATGATGAATTGGATGAACTGATTGAATTTTTTGAGCCCTTGGCCAGTGAACAACAAGTGCGCCTACACCGACAAGGCCAAGCTAACTTGCTGGGCGACAAAGCGATGCTGCAACGGGCTTTCAGTAATCTACTCACGAATGCCATTCGCTATACACCAGCACAGGGTGAAGTACGCATCACGATTAGCAGTGATAAGCAGGGCACAACCGTGACAGTCATCAATCCGGGACCGGCGATTCCAATCGAAGAATGGCCTCATCTGTTTGACCGCTTTTACCGAGTGGACCATGCACGCCAACCCATAACCGAGGGCACGGGGCTTGGGCTAGCGATTACCCAAGCGATTATTACCGCGCATCACGGCACTATAGCTGTGCAGTCTGATGCACAAGAAACCTGTTTTAGTGTTTGGTTTCCGTATGTTTAA
- a CDS encoding cytochrome c has product MKKISTASRWRLWGVVVGALVFVVIISSRFLPNGKSEQQNQQAQLSQGKQAYNDNCASCHGADLKGTRQGPSFIHPVYEPSHHGDEAFYRAAANGVRAHHWRFGDMPPVSGVTQAEVGEIIGYIREQQRANGIK; this is encoded by the coding sequence GTGAAAAAAATATCAACAGCCAGTCGTTGGCGGTTATGGGGCGTAGTGGTTGGCGCGCTCGTATTCGTTGTTATTATCAGCAGTCGATTTCTACCAAACGGTAAGTCGGAGCAGCAAAACCAGCAAGCACAACTATCTCAGGGTAAACAAGCTTATAACGACAATTGCGCCAGCTGTCATGGTGCAGACTTGAAAGGCACTCGCCAAGGCCCCTCCTTTATTCATCCGGTGTATGAGCCTTCTCATCATGGTGACGAAGCATTTTATCGTGCCGCCGCTAATGGCGTGCGTGCCCATCATTGGCGCTTTGGCGATATGCCGCCGGTATCGGGTGTTACCCAAGCTGAGGTGGGTGAGATAATTGGCTATATTCGCGAGCAGCAGCGTGCCAATGGCATAAAATAG
- a CDS encoding cupredoxin family protein has product MKKTLSVLMLSLLPSLAMAAGEHGDHQGHDMAAMQQNMQGVGLPGKAADVSRTIEVVMHDNMRFSPEHIEVKAGETVRLFIKNSGKVAHELVIGDMASLKEHAEMMRQMPDMKHAEPNMITLQPGQKGGLVWKFDQAGTVDFACLLPGHMEAGMKGRVEIM; this is encoded by the coding sequence ATGAAAAAAACACTATCCGTATTAATGCTGTCTTTATTACCCAGCTTGGCAATGGCTGCTGGCGAGCACGGTGACCATCAAGGTCATGATATGGCGGCGATGCAACAGAATATGCAAGGGGTAGGCCTGCCTGGTAAGGCGGCCGACGTGAGTCGCACTATCGAAGTAGTGATGCATGATAATATGCGTTTTTCACCAGAGCACATCGAAGTGAAAGCCGGTGAAACCGTGCGGTTATTTATTAAAAACTCGGGTAAAGTGGCTCATGAATTGGTGATTGGTGATATGGCATCCTTAAAAGAACATGCCGAAATGATGCGCCAGATGCCAGATATGAAACACGCCGAGCCCAATATGATCACCCTACAGCCGGGCCAGAAAGGCGGCTTGGTCTGGAAGTTTGATCAGGCTGGTACCGTCGATTTTGCCTGCCTACTCCCCGGCCATATGGAAGCGGGCATGAAGGGTCGTGTAGAGATTATGTAG
- a CDS encoding copper resistance protein B produces the protein MKSGLNSILLALTVLPAGAALAQDAHAGHVSAPANSQMKDMDHSQMKDMDHSQMKDMDHSQMKDMDHSQMKDMDHSQMQGMDHGSMQMQGGSPPADARDPDAYSGGFTLEDGPYALPGPRQLRLADEHTFYGVLVDKLERVDNGAGHALAFDTRAWIGRDYNRAVLKAEGDIEQGKLAEASTELLWSHALSTFWNSELGVRYDTGHGPDQGWLALGVAGLAPYWFELDATTYLGDDGQTALAVEAEYELLLTQRLVLQPSVELTAYGKDDAERGQGQGLSELVAGARLRYEIDRQFAPYLGWEWATALGNSADLRRIEDEATQETRWLAGVKFWF, from the coding sequence ATGAAATCCGGATTGAACAGTATATTACTGGCCTTAACAGTGCTGCCAGCTGGCGCTGCATTGGCTCAAGACGCTCATGCTGGGCATGTCTCAGCACCGGCAAACAGCCAAATGAAAGACATGGACCACAGTCAAATGAAAGACATGGACCATAGTCAAATGAAGGACATGGACCACAGTCAAATGAAGGACATGGACCACAGTCAAATGAAAGACATGGATCATAGCCAGATGCAGGGTATGGATCACGGTAGCATGCAGATGCAGGGGGGCTCCCCCCCCGCCGATGCCAGAGATCCCGATGCCTATTCCGGTGGTTTCACCTTGGAAGACGGTCCCTATGCGTTGCCCGGTCCTCGTCAGTTAAGACTGGCTGACGAGCATACTTTCTACGGGGTGCTAGTCGATAAATTAGAGCGGGTAGATAACGGTGCAGGCCATGCCTTAGCCTTTGACACTCGTGCTTGGATTGGTCGTGATTACAACCGAGCCGTACTAAAAGCAGAAGGCGACATAGAGCAAGGCAAGCTGGCAGAAGCCAGTACTGAGCTGTTATGGAGCCATGCACTAAGCACCTTCTGGAACAGTGAATTGGGTGTGCGTTATGACACGGGGCACGGGCCAGATCAGGGCTGGTTAGCCTTAGGTGTGGCGGGCTTGGCCCCTTATTGGTTTGAACTCGATGCCACAACCTATTTGGGTGACGATGGACAAACGGCGTTAGCCGTAGAAGCGGAATATGAACTCTTATTAACCCAGCGACTGGTATTGCAACCCAGTGTGGAGCTGACCGCTTATGGTAAGGATGATGCCGAACGCGGCCAAGGCCAAGGTTTATCTGAGCTAGTAGCCGGTGCTCGACTGCGCTATGAAATCGATCGCCAGTTTGCCCCCTATCTAGGCTGGGAATGGGCAACAGCGCTGGGAAATAGTGCCGATCTACGGCGAATAGAAGACGAAGCGACCCAGGAAACTCGCTGGTTAGCTGGGGTTAAGTTCTGGTTTTAA
- a CDS encoding copper resistance system multicopper oxidase, whose translation MKVIENSPNLPRRRFVQGLAAGGVVLGMAPMLRPAQAASVGTVTGDVPVLSGKEFDLIIDETPVNFTGKTRMATTINGSIPGPTLRMREGDEVTIRVTNRLKEPTSIHWHGIILPYQMDGVPGISFAGIAPGETFTYKYKLEQSGTYWYHSHSGMQELTGMYGGLIIDPAAGDSIKADREHLVLLSDWTDENPMRVLGKLKNQGDLYNFNQPTVFDFFRDVSSDGLTSALNKRQMWNEMRMSPTDLADLSSETLTYLMNGTAPAGNWTALFKQGERVRLRFINGAGNSFYDVRIPGLKMTVVQADGLNVEPVTVDEFRFGPGETYDVLVEPQAEAYTLFAQAMDRTGYARGTLGTRAGLSAAVPELDPAEWLTMADMMGDMGGMDHGAMAGMDHGSMAGMDHGAMTGMDHGSMAGMDHGAMAGGLSKASSEVNHARSEYGPSVDMRVDTPRTNLDDPGIGLRNNGRRVLTLADLRTPGGPMDPRPAEREIELHLTGNMERYTWSFDGVEFGSSTPVHFNYGERVRIILHNDTMMTHPMHLHGMWSELENPDGSFQVRRHTIQVQPAQRISFLVTADALGRWAWHCHLMFHMDAGMFREVVVS comes from the coding sequence ATGAAAGTAATCGAGAACAGTCCCAATCTACCCCGACGTAGATTTGTACAAGGACTCGCTGCAGGTGGCGTGGTGTTAGGCATGGCGCCCATGTTGAGACCCGCGCAGGCTGCAAGTGTGGGCACAGTCACCGGCGATGTACCCGTGCTGTCCGGAAAAGAGTTCGACCTGATTATCGATGAAACGCCCGTTAACTTTACTGGCAAAACACGCATGGCCACCACCATTAACGGCTCCATTCCTGGCCCAACACTGCGCATGCGTGAAGGAGATGAGGTGACCATTAGGGTGACCAATCGGCTGAAAGAGCCGACCTCCATTCACTGGCACGGTATTATTTTGCCTTATCAGATGGACGGCGTGCCGGGCATTAGTTTTGCGGGTATCGCCCCCGGCGAAACCTTTACTTATAAGTACAAGTTGGAACAAAGCGGCACCTATTGGTATCACTCTCATTCGGGCATGCAGGAACTCACCGGTATGTACGGGGGATTAATCATAGATCCCGCCGCAGGCGATAGCATTAAAGCCGACCGCGAACATCTGGTGTTGCTTTCGGACTGGACCGATGAAAATCCGATGCGAGTATTAGGTAAGCTCAAGAATCAGGGCGATCTCTACAACTTCAATCAACCTACGGTATTCGACTTCTTTCGTGATGTGTCGAGTGATGGCTTAACGTCAGCGCTGAACAAACGGCAAATGTGGAACGAAATGCGCATGAGCCCGACCGACTTGGCAGATTTGTCCTCGGAGACGCTGACCTATCTCATGAACGGCACCGCTCCTGCGGGCAACTGGACGGCGCTGTTCAAACAAGGTGAACGAGTGCGATTGCGCTTTATTAATGGCGCAGGCAATAGCTTTTATGATGTGCGGATCCCTGGGCTTAAAATGACGGTGGTTCAAGCCGACGGTCTGAATGTAGAGCCAGTCACCGTGGATGAATTTCGGTTTGGCCCTGGCGAAACTTATGATGTGCTGGTGGAGCCCCAAGCCGAGGCTTATACCCTGTTTGCCCAAGCGATGGACAGAACCGGTTATGCCCGAGGCACTTTAGGTACGCGAGCAGGACTGAGTGCTGCCGTGCCAGAGCTGGATCCTGCTGAATGGCTAACCATGGCCGATATGATGGGCGATATGGGCGGCATGGATCACGGCGCTATGGCGGGTATGGATCACGGTAGCATGGCTGGCATGGACCACGGCGCTATGACTGGCATGGATCACGGGAGCATGGCTGGTATGGACCACGGCGCTATGGCTGGGGGATTAAGTAAGGCGAGCAGCGAAGTGAATCATGCTCGTAGTGAATATGGTCCTAGCGTGGATATGCGGGTCGATACGCCGCGCACTAACTTAGACGATCCCGGCATTGGCTTGCGCAACAACGGCCGTCGAGTACTGACCTTGGCTGACTTGCGTACCCCGGGCGGCCCTATGGATCCAAGACCGGCGGAGCGGGAAATAGAACTACACCTAACCGGCAATATGGAACGCTATACTTGGTCGTTCGATGGCGTTGAATTTGGCAGCTCTACACCCGTGCACTTTAACTATGGCGAACGAGTGCGCATCATTCTGCACAACGACACCATGATGACTCACCCCATGCATCTGCACGGTATGTGGAGCGAACTGGAAAATCCGGACGGTAGTTTTCAGGTACGTCGCCACACCATACAGGTGCAACCGGCGCAACGGATCAGCTTTTTGGTCACTGCAGACGCGCTTGGACGTTGGGCTTGGCACTGTCACCTAATGTTCCATATGGATGCGGGTATGTTCCGCGAAGTGGTGGTGTCATGA
- a CDS encoding heavy metal response regulator transcription factor, with the protein MKILIIEDEQKTGDYLQKGLNEAGFVVDLARNGLDGLHLAVTEPYDLIILDVMLPDLNGWRIVEALREQGRQMPLLFLTAKDSVEDRVRGLELGADDYLVKPFAFAELLARVRTLLRRGSPQAPSNLLEVADLTLNLPRRHAVRAGEHIHLTNKEFALLELLVRRQGEVLPRSLIASLVWDMNFDSDTNVIDVAIRRLRAKIDDGFSLKLIQTIRGMGYTIDITR; encoded by the coding sequence ATGAAAATTCTGATCATCGAAGATGAGCAAAAAACAGGGGATTATCTGCAAAAAGGGCTCAATGAGGCAGGGTTTGTGGTGGATCTTGCCCGCAATGGTTTAGATGGCCTGCATCTGGCGGTCACTGAGCCTTACGATTTGATCATTCTCGATGTCATGCTGCCAGATCTGAATGGCTGGCGAATTGTCGAAGCGCTGCGTGAGCAAGGGCGACAGATGCCGCTGTTATTTTTAACCGCCAAAGACAGCGTAGAAGACAGGGTGCGGGGATTGGAGCTGGGGGCCGACGATTATCTCGTTAAACCCTTTGCCTTTGCTGAATTGCTGGCCAGAGTACGAACCTTACTGCGCCGAGGTAGCCCCCAAGCACCCAGTAATCTACTGGAAGTGGCCGATCTGACGCTCAATCTGCCACGTCGCCACGCAGTGCGCGCCGGAGAGCACATTCACTTAACCAATAAAGAGTTTGCGCTGTTGGAGTTACTGGTGCGCCGCCAAGGTGAGGTGCTGCCACGCTCGCTCATCGCCTCTCTGGTATGGGATATGAACTTCGACAGTGATACCAATGTCATCGACGTGGCCATTCGCCGCTTGCGCGCCAAAATAGATGATGGCTTCAGTCTTAAACTCATCCAAACCATCAGAGGCATGGGCTACACCATAGATATTACCCGGTAA
- a CDS encoding manganese efflux pump MntP family protein produces the protein MNPIALLLLALSMSADAFSVAISKGTSLKNPRFTEALRMGLIFGTIEAITPIIGWFIGRSAASFVDASFVEAWDHWIAFAILSALGLHVIYEGCKPCSEKAAVPSRHSFSRLAVTAFGTSVDAMAIGISLAFVDVNILLAAGLIGLATTIMVTLGVMLGKVLGALFGHRIEIFGGLMLIAIGAWILVSHL, from the coding sequence GTGAACCCTATCGCCCTGCTGTTACTTGCTCTTTCAATGTCTGCTGATGCCTTCTCTGTGGCAATTAGTAAAGGGACAAGCCTTAAAAACCCTCGTTTTACTGAAGCGTTAAGAATGGGCCTCATTTTTGGCACCATTGAGGCGATCACGCCCATCATAGGTTGGTTTATTGGCCGTTCAGCGGCTTCTTTTGTTGATGCATCTTTTGTCGAAGCATGGGATCACTGGATAGCGTTCGCCATACTCAGCGCTCTCGGTCTGCACGTGATTTATGAAGGTTGTAAGCCTTGCAGTGAAAAAGCAGCAGTACCGTCGAGACACTCTTTTTCCAGACTCGCTGTGACCGCATTTGGCACGAGTGTGGATGCGATGGCCATAGGCATTAGCCTAGCGTTTGTCGACGTTAATATTCTACTGGCGGCGGGCCTAATTGGTCTAGCGACCACAATCATGGTCACGTTAGGCGTTATGCTGGGGAAGGTATTGGGGGCATTATTTGGCCATCGAATTGAAATATTTGGTGGCCTAATGCTGATTGCTATCGGCGCGTGGATTCTGGTAAGTCACCTTTAG
- a CDS encoding pirin family protein, with amino-acid sequence MRELIQVIPARPTQDGDGVKIHRLAGQRLHQVLNPFLMIDEINSDNAADYIGGFPEHPHRGFETITYMKAGRMRHRDHMGNEGVISAGDVQWMTAGSGVLHSEMPEQEHGLLHGFQIWLNLPAAEKMKPAAYQEIVSADISEQRLSTGGMVRVIAGNVTINQHVQQGPLPEISTQPVFIDVQLTGNETVELSFNADNSVLVYVYKGATDLIGSRQLGIYAKGNTLHLQASSSGAEILVLSGRAIEEPVVQYGPFVMNTPDEIEQALHDFSNPQFLKQLTSGRKTGP; translated from the coding sequence ATGAGAGAGTTAATTCAAGTGATACCTGCTCGCCCTACTCAGGATGGTGACGGCGTCAAGATCCATCGCCTAGCAGGTCAGCGTCTGCATCAGGTACTCAATCCTTTTTTGATGATTGATGAAATCAACTCCGACAATGCGGCCGACTATATTGGCGGCTTTCCCGAACATCCTCATCGAGGCTTTGAAACCATTACCTATATGAAGGCTGGGCGTATGCGCCACCGCGACCACATGGGTAATGAAGGTGTTATCAGCGCCGGTGATGTGCAGTGGATGACCGCAGGCTCGGGGGTACTGCATTCGGAAATGCCCGAGCAGGAGCACGGCCTGTTGCACGGCTTTCAAATTTGGCTGAATTTGCCTGCCGCTGAAAAAATGAAGCCTGCAGCCTATCAGGAGATTGTGAGTGCTGACATATCCGAGCAGCGGCTATCAACCGGTGGCATGGTTCGCGTTATCGCCGGTAACGTGACTATCAATCAGCATGTACAGCAAGGTCCGTTGCCTGAGATTTCGACGCAACCTGTTTTTATCGATGTGCAATTGACGGGTAATGAAACCGTTGAGCTGTCTTTCAATGCCGATAACTCTGTACTGGTGTATGTCTATAAAGGGGCAACCGATTTGATCGGGTCGCGGCAGCTGGGCATTTACGCTAAAGGCAACACACTACACCTGCAAGCTAGCTCCTCAGGCGCGGAGATATTAGTGCTCAGCGGTCGCGCTATTGAAGAGCCTGTGGTGCAATACGGTCCTTTTGTGATGAATACACCCGATGAAATTGAACAAGCATTACATGATTTTAGCAACCCGCAGTTTCTAAAACAGTTAACGTCCGGTAGAAAAACAGGGCCGTAA
- a CDS encoding glutathione S-transferase family protein — translation MGLLQQGKWVDQWYDTGNSGGEFRRQDSRFRHWLTPDGKAGPNGELGFKAEKGRYHLYVSLACPWAHRTLIFREIKQLQAYIDVTVVEPVMLENGWEMKDPLYGFDFLYQLYLKADASYEGRVTVPVLWDTQTQTIVSNESSEIIRMFNTAFNHLTGNMTDYYPETLHKQINALNDRIYDTINNGVYRAGFATTQDAYEQAYHSLFDSLDWIEGLLAQQRYLTGDQLTEADWRLFTTLIRFDAVYFGHFKTNRQLLADYPAMSGYVRELYQIPGVADTVCFEHIKTHYYASHLMINPTGIIPVGPVQDFTAAHGREQQGEYR, via the coding sequence ATGGGCTTATTACAACAAGGGAAATGGGTTGATCAGTGGTACGACACTGGCAATAGCGGTGGTGAATTTCGCCGTCAGGACAGTCGCTTCAGACATTGGCTGACACCCGATGGCAAAGCAGGGCCAAACGGGGAGCTTGGCTTTAAAGCTGAGAAAGGCCGCTACCATTTGTATGTGTCTCTGGCCTGCCCATGGGCACACCGCACGCTGATTTTTCGTGAAATAAAGCAGCTGCAAGCGTATATCGATGTCACCGTGGTCGAGCCGGTGATGCTGGAAAATGGCTGGGAGATGAAAGACCCACTTTATGGTTTTGACTTTCTTTATCAACTGTACCTAAAAGCGGATGCCAGCTATGAGGGCCGCGTTACGGTGCCGGTGTTGTGGGACACGCAAACACAGACCATTGTCAGCAATGAATCTTCAGAGATTATCCGTATGTTTAATACTGCGTTTAATCATCTAACAGGCAACATGACAGATTACTACCCAGAGACGTTACATAAACAGATCAACGCTCTGAATGATCGTATCTACGACACCATCAACAACGGGGTCTATCGCGCCGGCTTTGCCACCACCCAAGATGCCTATGAACAGGCATACCATAGCTTGTTCGATTCGCTGGATTGGATCGAAGGTTTGCTCGCGCAGCAGCGCTACCTGACGGGAGATCAGTTGACGGAAGCCGATTGGCGCTTGTTTACCACCTTGATCCGTTTCGATGCCGTGTATTTTGGTCACTTTAAAACCAATCGTCAGTTGCTGGCAGATTATCCGGCCATGAGTGGTTATGTACGCGAGCTGTATCAGATACCTGGTGTGGCTGACACCGTCTGCTTTGAACATATCAAGACCCACTATTATGCGAGCCACTTGATGATCAATCCCACCGGCATCATTCCCGTAGGTCCAGTTCAGGATTTTACCGCCGCCCATGGTCGAGAACAGCAGGGAGAATATCGATGA